CGGGAGGTATAGGGGCCAACATCGCCCTCGCGCTGATAGCGGCTATCGGCGGCGTGTGGATTGACCGGCGCTGGCAGTTGCTCAACAGGCAGCAGCAGAGGCGACGCAGGCTAGGGGTGCGAATTCGAGTCGCGGGAGGCGACATAGGCGACCGTCGCATGCCCAAGATGTGGCTTCATGCGACTCCGATAGTCATCAACGATGGTCAAATCGACCCGGAGTTACGCGGGCGCATCGGGCCGACAAGCACCATTCGTCTGCTGCACGCCAAAGGCTCCAATCCGCCAATATCCGGGGTGATGACAAACCTGTTGTCGGCGCCTGTCACGACCGTCGGAGAACGTACCATCACCAAGTCATATCCGGTGATTCCCACAGTGGACACCGCTGACAAGTTCGGCGACTGGATGCTCGACATCCTGCACGGGGTGAAGAATCCAGACGGATTTCTGCCTGGCGGTTCCAAGTCATGTCGGAAAGGGCGGTTCGGCAGAATCATGGGCCGCCTGTTCCCAGGGCATCAGGCATGTGTGCATACGTCGATAGGGGTAGTTCCCAACGAGCCGACGGTTCGCTTTGAGATGGTGAAGCATCCAGGCATCCATCGCCGCCAATGCGTGCTCAGCTTCATCGGCCACGACGGCGAACGGTATTACGCGAGAATGGGGCCGCGACGAGCGAATCGCCTGGCGCTGGCATTCAAAGACCAGTTCGAGCTGGGCTTGGATCTGAGCTACAACCGCCGCTAGCAGCGAACCTGCGGATGGCTCGAATTCTCAGTGCCCCATGGTGCAACAGCCCGGCAGGAATGTCGAGGACATCGACTGTAGCCGCCGACCGACCCTCAGCGGTGCGGCAGCGCGTCTCAACCACCGCAGCCTGCCCCGCCACGGTCCTCCCAACCGCTACCCTGCCCCCTATGGCCCCCACCCCCGAACCAGCACCTGAAACGCCGCCCCCCGACATCGAAGACCTCTACGACCCCGACGAGGCGTTCCGCTTCGACGGCACACCCGAAGACCTCGCCGACGCCATCCTCAAACCACAGCACTGACGCAGAGGGGGCAGCGGTCATCTCCTGCTGCAAGCCGGAGTGGGCGGCGTGACGTTCCCGATGCCGTTCGGGCGGGAGCGGCTATGAGCGACCCGCAGAAGCGGGAGCTGGGGTGAGTCCGCTAGCTCCTGTGGCGAGGCGCATGATCCAAGTGGTGACTTGGTTCGCCGCCCTTGTCGCTGCTGTGGCCGCCGCCGTGTTCATCGGCTGGATGCCGCCGCCTGGTTTGCTCTCATGGTTGTGGGCGCTGAGGCCGTGAGACGGACGCGAGGCAGAAAGAAAGCAGTGTGAGCGATCAGGCGGCACGAACAATTGACGGCTGAGGACAATAGTAAGCGGGGACCAGCAGACAACTACCGCCCCACATCGCTGACAATGGGGCTTGGGCACCATCCGATATAAACCCCAAGCCGAAAATCAGACCGGCCGGACCCTATTCTTGTACACCTGAACACCGCCCTGTCCGCTCGTCGGCTGGCCAATTCAACTTTGGGGGTCTGTCGATGCGATGTAAGAGCACAGGTTGGAGCGGAGTCCCAATGGCCTGCGCGCAACGCTGCGAGGCCTATCGGGGCTCGGCGTTGGTCTTGAGCTGTGCGATGTTTTCCACTATGGCCCTGAGGGTCGGGCTCCCAGGTCCATCCCTGAATGACGATTCGACGATTCTCTGCAGCGCGAGCGCGTTTTTGCGCTTTTGGGAGTTCGACAGGCCGTAGAACTCGCGCGCCTCGGCCTCATATCGCTCGTAAGCCTCCGGGCCGATCTCTTCTTTGAGCGTCTCTTCAATCCTTACCACAAAGCATGCTGATGTCTCGTTTACATGGTGCGGCCAGTCGGCTTCGTCCATCATGAGGAGGCGGAGTAGGAGCCGGTTCGTTTCGGGTTTCGAGTTGGCGTCGCCTTGGTCGCCATCCCAGACCACATATGTGGGGATGCCGAGTTTGTGGAAGATGACGAGCGGGCGGTCGAGGCTCGCCTTGCCGTTGCAGGGGATGACCGCGATCCCCTCAGCGTCCAGGTCGATGTCCATGATGCGGGCGGCTCCTGTGATGGCTGCTCGGTCAGTGTCGCCTTCAACCAGCACAGCGGCGTCAGCGAAGAAGCCTTCATTGACCATCGGGGTCATGATCGCTTGCAGACGGGCTCGAAGAGACTCGGCGGAGAAGTCGGCTTGGCTGTTGGTTGCCTCCTGAAAGTGCTTTGCGACCGCGTCTAATGTGGTGGCCTGCACAACGGTCGCCCTAGGTCCCTCTGCGATGGATTGTCTCTTTCGCAGGATTCGGACGTCGTCGAATCGGTCCAGGCCGACGAATAGTGGTGAATGGGTGGTGTAGATGACCTGCGTGTCTGCCGGTGTCTCAGAATTCACAGGCTGCGTGAGCCGCATCAAGACCGAGGCGATGTGGCGCTGACGGCTGGGATGCTGATAGAGCTCCGGCTCTTCGATGGCCAAAAGGACATGGGGCTGCACTGGCGCTTCTGGTTGCTCTGATTCAGGATCTGTGTCCGTCTCAGCGTCCGTAGCAGTGGCGGTAGCGCCATTCGATTGTCGAACTGAGGCGAGATGTTGCAACAGGGTCACGATGAACGCGCGTTGAAGCCCGTGCCCGGTTCGAGTGACTGTGGACAGATATCCGTCCTCTTTGAGCCGAACATTCGCCTGTGGATCGGGAATGCTGAGTTCCTGCATCTGTTCCCATCGCAGATCGACGGCCGATTCCGGTACGAAAGACCGAAGGGCATCAGTCAGCTCACCTTGGAGGGCTTCAAGTTTCGGCCAGGCGTCTCCATCCATGATTTCGGTGAATTCGATCTTGGTGCGTTCTTTTAGGTCGTTCAGTTTCGGGTG
The sequence above is a segment of the bacterium genome. Coding sequences within it:
- a CDS encoding AAA family ATPase — protein: MRIRHLRVKNFRSILDAELSVGDLTALVGRNGTGKSAFLGALELFYERAAPLTEADFHGEDADQDIEIEISYGDLNSAERDKFAPYLEGDMLTVVGVFSLISGKKSASFFGASLQHAAFASIRRIDGKRDRIAEYDRLRQESGYATLPSVRSADAAESAMKDWEFKHPEECERIRDDGQFFGWPNVGTGRLRPHTQFIRIPAVRDAGEDAADQRGSPITEIMNLVVRSALTAHPKLNDLKERTKIEFTEIMDGDAWPKLEALQGELTDALRSFVPESAVDLRWEQMQELSIPDPQANVRLKEDGYLSTVTRTGHGLQRAFIVTLLQHLASVRQSNGATATATDAETDTDPESEQPEAPVQPHVLLAIEEPELYQHPSRQRHIASVLMRLTQPVNSETPADTQVIYTTHSPLFVGLDRFDDVRILRKRQSIAEGPRATVVQATTLDAVAKHFQEATNSQADFSAESLRARLQAIMTPMVNEGFFADAAVLVEGDTDRAAITGAARIMDIDLDAEGIAVIPCNGKASLDRPLVIFHKLGIPTYVVWDGDQGDANSKPETNRLLLRLLMMDEADWPHHVNETSACFVVRIEETLKEEIGPEAYERYEAEAREFYGLSNSQKRKNALALQRIVESSFRDGPGSPTLRAIVENIAQLKTNAEPR